gcatttaacaGTAGTCATAGCAGAATATAGTCAATGGAGAGACTGTTTTTCTGACAGCAGAATCACTTAGTGGTTTTCACCATCTTCACCAGCTCTTCACTGTTCTCCTGTTAAAATAGGTTAATAAACATGGAGAAATATTGAACTAGTCAGTTTTAATACAATTAAgtttctcagtttaaaaaatgacaaattctcTGAATCTAAAAGACCCACTACATCCTAACTACAGTACATGTCTGAATGTGATGGGATTggtaatatatttatatgaagTATTAAATACTCACGGAGGACGTCTCTgaacctacaaaaaaaaaaaaaaagttaattactttaaaaattacaaattctGAGAGTTACTACTAGAACATTAGTGACAGATCATTTAAAATACTCTTAGCATGTTAAATCCCTGGAATAAAGAAAACGATACTGCAAAGTTATTATTTGTTCTCAGTTTATCAGAAGACACAATGATTTCAGAGGGTATCAGTGTCACTGTTACAACTTATTTGTACTAATTGTCATTGCAAATGTACTTTGTTGTGACAGAAGCACCTGATATAACatatgaagtttaaaaaaacattaaacatgttatAAACATATGTTGAAgttgaaatatgtaaaacatacaTTGCTGGTTCTTCCTCTCCAGATGAAGACTCCAGCAATGCAGACAGCCAGGATGAACAGTCCTACAACAACTCCAATGATGGCACCAACAGGAGACTCTGAGGAACCTGGTAGAAACACATACTATGCAATGTTATATCTTTCCTTACTGTTTAATGAGAAAAATCTTCACATTTTCATAAGATACATTACATTGATGAGATAAGGACAGATGTCATATCACTATGACCTTTGGCCACCATAATATAATCAGTCTAAGTGGATGATTGGCCTCAAGGCAAATCTGTGATTTACATCAATCAGAATGAAggacaaactgaaaacataatgctgatagaaaataaaattacaccAAAACACCATGAAATCATAATCATCTTAACaataaaatcactttattttacCTGCATTGATTCTAACTGCTTTGTCCAGTTTGGTGATGATGTCGTCCTTCACACCAtaaagctgaaacacacagtcgtatctcctccagtcttcaggtttgactgatgaaatgttcaGGTCAActgtcatctggaaggttccatcatggttggagaggatctctccatggtccacgtcctcatgaagctcctgtccatctttgctccagaacattgtggctctgtcagggtagaaacctgtagcgtggcagctgactggagaggacggagtCTTCTGGAGGACAGACACTGAGGGGAGATCTGGAGGAGAGATAAGAACAATTTGTATTTTCCTTATTATTTGCTGCATATTAATattgacatttctttttgatGTCATATAGCAAAAAAGTGTATAAAGTGAGACATACACATAGTGGGTCAGTGTATATTGTTATATGTTGGTTAGTGTTGGTTTGAAACAGAGGAACTGTGTGAGGATAGTTGTGTTCATAAAACTGCATCTTCTCATGTGGTTCTACCTGTTCTCAGCAGAGAGCTGCTCCCATAGTTCACATACTTCTTCACCCACTCAGGACAAATCTGGGTGAGATAGTTCTTCCTCTGTGCTATTCGGGCTTTGTCATTATCCCACTTGAGTTTGGTGATGACAGCCTCTGGTTTTGGAGCGATCCATGTCTCTGTCTTCAGGTCAAATACTATGAAGTCTTCTCCATCATAACCCTCCTGATGATAACCAGTGACCTCATCAGTCTCATCATCCCAGTCACAGCCAAACATCACCTGGACAATGTGAAcacctgagagagaaacagtctTCAGTAAACCAGAGTGTGATGTCAGCATAGTCACAGATctaccacagagacacaagatGTTCAtcttctgctgcttctgctgtAAATACATCTGAAGTCTAATAAGATGGTTCTGCTCCTCCATGTAGAAGGACGTCCCAAAGCCTCCTATTATGCTCAGAGGATTGAAGATTGATGTTTGAGGAGCAGTAAGTGAGGATACACACGATTGTCCTTTATTGAAGTCTTTTAACAGACAGATACGTCTTTagtgtgttgctgccattaaatcaTTGGCTCATGTGGATCCAGCAGGAAGTGAAGAACATTGACTCACTGTGGTTTGATCTGAGCACAGTAAAAATACTGGATGTTTGTCAAACTGTTTTAAACACAGATTGAAAGAAAATCCACTCAGTGTCCACGATGGGAGGTGTGTGTCCTTATCATTATttggacagtgtgtctgtggtcaAACATAAAGTCTAAAAGTCTCCACAGAACTAACAGCTGATCCAGCTGAACCTCCATCGTCACAAACAGACGTGGCTGCAGAGGACAGTTCAGAGGAAAGGACGTCTCATGTCTCTAAAGACACatttcctctgctcctctctgttTTAAAGCTCTTCACTAACACTGTGTTAAATACAGACACGTTGTTGTGTTGCTTTTAAAGTTGAGTTTTTAGCACAGTGTTTGCAGCAAAGCTCATCGTGTGTTTGGATTCAACATGTTCACACGTCTTTGTCACCGTCCTGCTCTTTACACGTTTCTtgctccttttctctccctcacGTCGAGTCAATATTCACCCTCAGTCTCCCCAgtttgtccccccccccacagcaccaccaccacaaccaccaccaccaccacaaccacaaccaccaGCTACTCACAcactcagtctctctctttgtttcctgTCCCTCCTTCACTGTCACACCTGAAAACATTCACATGTTGTTCATCCTCAGTTATCAGCCTCAGGATTTAGGTaaacagccccccccccccccacacacacacacacacaaacacacacacacacatgcacacagtcagATTGATAATTCATCTCCATTTGAACTGTGACTCTCTTGCAGCCTCCTGGTTTCTAACGTGTATTTATCAGACTGTTTCCCTGGACCTGGTCTCAGTCTGTCCCCCTTTCTACACTTTGTCTGCTCCGTGATCAAACTCCTGCTTTGTATCCTGAACTTGGGTTTTAGTCTGATCCTTGTCGGCTTTGTCTCTTCCTggtatatgaaatatttatctaatgaaattttaaaagactgaattatttcattaacaattatataaaaagataaatcagcaaaatctaatatttaaaaaaacgaaaatcagcaaatgttgttttttaattaataaaaaatatttatccaaaatgtttgttaattttCTATTGATCAAATTATACGTGGACCATTTTTCCATCACTTGAAAACTGTATTTGATCATAGACTCACTGGTCACTGAACATTAATTTCGTGTGATTCcttatttcttatttgttgttattaataaatTCATAGTTTACATTGTAATAACTCACAAAGTAGTTGAGATGTTGAATTATTTATAcctaattaaaaagtaaataaaacgaCGAGAACCTGCTCATTTTAACACCTACATTTAATgatgaatttaaatattaaatgtattaaatcatcaaattacaaaaaaacatttataacatgTTTGTCTTGATAAAAGATGATTATCAGATTGTCAGCATCGCGTCCTCCCTCCAGCAGTTAAGAGACACGAGCTGAGGAAAGTTTGCGTCCACGTTTCATTCATACAAATCCCCCTTTTCATCTACGAGTCACTATGGAAATAACGGCTTATGATAAAACTGAaccaaatctaaaaaaaataggTCCAGAAACATAAATCCTTAATTCTCGTTGATATTTTATTCCTTTAgaactaaaacaaatgattgtcattattatttattaaaatcgCTGACAAGCAAAAtcttaataaattaaaagattaaCAAATAGAGAAAATGTTGAACGTGTCTAACAAAAGAAAGGCTGCACTAGagagtgagactgtgtgtgagagagtgagacacATGAACCACTTACCTCCAGTCTGATTGAAGCGCTGCTTGGCGGTGTCGATGTTACCTTTAAAAACTGGCTCTGCACCAATGGAGGCCTGAGTCTCGCTTTCCCAGTACTCCGGTCCTTCAGTTTGGGCCATCCAGTCCTGCTTGGGAATCACTTTCCTAATGACACTGTCATAATAGGAGATCGGTTGCCCGTCGACTAATCCCACAGTCAGAAAGTCGGGGAAGCTTGGAATTCCTGAAGATCCCGTGTAGAAGTATTTCAGCGAATGTGTAACTGAGGAACAAGAAAACGCTGCATCAGTCATGTAGAACAGGTTTGGTCTCTGCTATACgtgcttcctgtttttgtttaaattgtaattaaaaactACTACACAGATTCTAGAAATGTGTATTATATGATAAATCGGAttttaaccctcctgttatgttcagggTCCAATTGAccctttttaaagtttaacaatctGCAgctttgtaatataaatatgtagGAGGGTtagaaatatgtgaactgaaccatttttattttatatgttgatgacactaaataagccaagcaggagaagtttcaaagtgaaaaaagtatatatttttttagattgttaaactttgaaacgggtcaatttgaccctgaacagaagaagtgtctcattttaatttatcaacatcactccacaaacaaaaaaaaatcaaaatataaaataacatctttaaaaatcaattgcatataaaactattgttaTGTATATGTAGGTCTTTTCAgtgtacaataaaaaaagttttaacatgatttttttgtaataaacgacttatgctcattgaaccgtgatctgtgaacagtaaagaacatcactgaactaaatattgaaatggttagtaatggagctaatgatgagatataaacaatgtttttgggactttttggtttctgacacttttgtataattaagtgtgaacatcaaggctgttcctcagaaacgaacataacaggagggttaaacATACATGTATCTGCCAGCACAACTGTTCTTCTCTCTGCGAAGTTAAGGAAACTATCGGctactttgcattttttttaccatgtttaatgtaactgtttgttgtttgttggttgttttttttatgtaactcTGTagctacatttactttattactCTTTATATATAGTAGGTCCACAGTAAGGCTGCATTTTGTTCAACCACAGCCAAACACCTTTTAAATCCATTGTTTCTCTTAAAGCTTTTCATCACAATCTGTATTTCTGACTCATTATTGTAttaacattagtttattatactaatgtttaacatttcttgCTTTAGCCTAAAAAAAAgtggtgtgtttaaaaaaatatttttacataaaagataaatgcaattatttcccaaataaatatttatttgaaaattaaataattggTGCATATAATCACCAAGTCTCAATCGGGTTAACAGAGTTTAAAAACACTTCATCATCCAAGTGCTTAAGGTTTAGAGTCAATCAAGCAGAATTTCAGTTTGCCAAACTTAGTGGGAGGTGGCAACCATCGACTCACCAGCCGCTGCACCGTGTGTTCCCAGAAGAATCACACTCAGCGCAAGGAGCGTCTTCATTTTCTCCTGCAGCATCTACAGCTTCGAGAGAGTGATAACAAACCCAAATACAGGCGTTTTCCTTCAAATGTCGAGAGGGACGCAGAGCTTTGTCAGCCAGTGCCATCGCTGAACTGAGGGCAACGAGTCAGGAGCGTCAACATGATGCTTCATCTGAACCAATACGCATTGAAGGAGAACACAGCGTCATGTAAATCTGAGCTGAACACTGCTCTTAGCTGAGTTTAGCCTATAGGCAGCTTAacatgctgcacattttgttggGTTAGTCTATGAGAAAAGAAGAGGGTCCTCATAGCGCCCCCCGCCCCTCTGTGGTTAAGGGTAGAATCAGatttgaaaacagaaagatCTGTTATCAGCCTCAGTCTGAACCAATGGGAATCAAGTGTGAACATGACGTCACTAAAATTTGCGTTAAACTGACAAACTGAGAATGaataatgaaagtgaaaaatcGGTTTACTTTAGTCTGTTTCAGAGGGTGGGGAGATATGCAAACTTTGTTTTCTAAACTTTGTCCACATATTGAAGCAGTATTATAATTTGTTGCtcaacatgtaaaatattttatgggCTGATGTGTTGTAATGTGCAGCCATTTGCTTCATgtgtatctcacttgtaagttgctttggataaaaacatctgcaaaacgATTACATGTACATGTCTGAATTTTCtgtgaggtcaaaggtcactgtgagCTACAGCTCAGCTACAGTAATGTCTCATTCCTGTTCTGCTGTGGAAGTGACAACAACAAAGGGCCAAGTGTGGTGTTTAACTGATTAGTGTCCACAGTGTCATCTGATTCTGAAATAAGAGTTAGGAGAGCAGTTtatcaatatttattaaatgttgttataatatatttaaactatGACCTCCATTGATTTTGCAAATGAGTTTTGACTTTGTACATTATATCCCCTGATTTCCCTTTTTAAATCGACCTCATGATTCTaagccatcatcatcatcatctactACATGGTCTGTAAGGGTCAAAGGTTTGGCCACCCTGAATttgggggccaaaacattacaagcaCCTCTTTATATAAAGCACTTCAGTGCAGCTATATATGTCATCAGAAAGTCAAGAATGAAACTAAGTCACAATCAGGTGCTAAAACTAACTGTAGCagattgatcaataaataaaaaaataaaaatacatacatcaagtaaaaaaattatCATAGGATTAGTACAGTTTGCTGCAAATATACACCAACACAATAGACCTGATTTTTCATGTTACAATCAAACATCCCATAAATGTGattgcattttctttacagCTACAATATTATTTTCCACATAGTTTAAAGCAGCTTTGTCTGACAGCAGCTGTTCACAGTTCATGTCTCATATGAAGTCACGGAggtcagagtgtgtgtctgtgtgttttttaggggtttttcaattcatttattcataacAGTGATGATTAAACCTGTATAATTAACACTGTGTTTTACAAGCAGTCATGAAAAAGTTCTTCAgcattgatgatgatgatgatgatgacaatgatcAAGAACCACACAAAACAACCAACTTAAAGAATCTGCAATGATTTtattaaacatcaaaaatatatacgtgtttttaaaacatcaatacaaatgttaaatgcaCACATAACATCATCTGTGAGCTAAATAACCAACTGATTAACACAAAATTCTCAATTAATCAATCAACAAAGAgccaattaatattttaaatccaaTCAAGGTTGAGTAATAATCAACACACACATGATGAGCGAGAattgtaaaatgataaaaatgttaaaactgtgaCAACgacatgcaaatgtttaaaaatggaacacaaatacaaagaaatactTCAAATGGCTCAATATCTGTGTCAATTTGAGATCATTAAGTATCAACATATACAATAATCAGTGAAGGAAATGATTAACACGTATTGTGTAACAGGAAGTATTTTGGTGCATTGGTCATGGACAGAATGTTTGTtcctcaaacacaaaataataatgtttcatACAGGTCATAGTGATTTAGacaaatttcttttatttttgaaacaagaaaacactaaTTCAGGGTAAAAGGATTTGATCCCAATTTCTTCCAGTGACAATCGCCTCCACTGTTCAGTAAAAGTGATGACTGTCTTTCACCCGTTCAGATCTTACAGTATTTCTTTCCATACAAACGTCTAGCTCTCATCATTAAGCTGTGGTCGTGTTGTCACTTGTTTCACTTtagcaaaagtaaaagaatCAATTAAAAATTTATTATCAGTGTATGCTTGGAATGCACCACGCAGTTtccctttgtctgtgtgtctgacgAGCGAATGAGAGACATCAGCCACTCCAGGAATGACGCCTTTGTGTCGGTGGGAGTTTCTGCtgacaagtaaaaaaacatcacagtcTGTACAGATGAAGCAGGTGAGAGGAGAAGAACATTTTTTACCAACCAGAACTaaatcctgtttgtgtgttttccacctCCATTGGTCCTGATCACAGCTTTGTCCAGTGTGGTGATGATGTCGTCCCTCACGCCagagagctgaaacacacagtcgtatctcctccagtcttcaggtttgactgatgaaatgtccagatcaactctcatctggaaggttccatcatggttggggaggatctctccatggtccacgtcctcatgaagctcctgtccatctttcctccagaacattgtggctctgtcagggtagaaacctgtagcgtggcagctgactggagaggacggagacttctggagaAGAGACACTGAGGGGAGAActagagaagagagagaagacatatgaaatgtcatatttacacaaaaagaCCTGTTAAAATTTGATGTAAGagaattaaagaaaatggacaaaagggagaaaaagagagacagagaaatcaaaatgacagaaaattaaaaaaatagtgtAAACAGAAAGTTGTTGCGTTGGTTCTTGTTTattgtcatgtttgtgtttgtgtccattaAACTACATCAGGTCATGTGAGTCCACCTGTTCTCAGCAGAGAGCTCCTCCCATAGCTCACATACTTCTTCAGCCACTCAGGACAAATCTGGGTGAGATAGTTCTTcagctgtgctgtgtttgcTCTGTCATGATCCCACTTGTGTTTGGTGATGACGGCCTGTGGTGTTGGAGCGATCCATGTCTCTGTCCTTATGTCAAATACTATGAAGTCTTCTCCATCGTAACCAACTAGGTCAAACCCATTCAGCTCATCAGTCTCATCGTCCCATTCACAGCCGTACATATACTGGACAATGTGGACAcctgagagacagacacagacacctCACAGATCACAggacatttatactgtatagaCAACTGGAGGGGACTAACTCCCCAAACATGCATGAGCTGAAGAAAGCAGTGATACAGGTCCAGCAGAGCATCACGAGATAATATAAGCAGCAACACATGGAGTCTGTGCAAACTTTAGCCACTTTTGAATTGTCTGTGAACAACATGCAggaatttacagtatataatcaCTTGGCATTTACATTATT
The nucleotide sequence above comes from Channa argus isolate prfri chromosome 1, Channa argus male v1.0, whole genome shotgun sequence. Encoded proteins:
- the LOC137101268 gene encoding major histocompatibility complex class I-related gene protein-like isoform X1, producing MLQEKMKTLLALSVILLGTHGAAAVTHSLKYFYTGSSGIPSFPDFLTVGLVDGQPISYYDSVIRKVIPKQDWMAQTEGPEYWESETQASIGAEPVFKGNIDTAKQRFNQTGGVHIVQVMFGCDWDDETDEVTGYHQEGYDGEDFIVFDLKTETWIAPKPEAVITKLKWDNDKARIAQRKNYLTQICPEWVKKYVNYGSSSLLRTDLPSVSVLQKTPSSPVSCHATGFYPDRATMFWSKDGQELHEDVDHGEILSNHDGTFQMTVDLNISSVKPEDWRRYDCVFQLYGVKDDIITKLDKAVRINAGSSESPVGAIIGVVVGLFILAVCIAGVFIWRGRTSNVQRRPPRTVKSW
- the LOC137101286 gene encoding class I histocompatibility antigen, F10 alpha chain-like — translated: MKTMILLILLGIQGTAAVTHSLKYFYTGSSQVPDLPDYVSVGLVDGVQISHCDSSTGRNVPKQDWMDKVTAGDPQYWQRQTDICVSNRPVLKANIEIAKQRFNQTGGVHIVQYMYGCEWDDETDELNGFDLVGYDGEDFIVFDIRTETWIAPTPQAVITKHKWDHDRANTAQLKNYLTQICPEWLKKYVSYGRSSLLRTVLPSVSLLQKSPSSPVSCHATGFYPDRATMFWRKDGQELHEDVDHGEILPNHDGTFQMRVDLDISSVKPEDWRRYDCVFQLSGVRDDIITTLDKAVIRTNGAETPTDTKASFLEWLMSLIRSSDTQTKGNCVVHSKHTLIINF
- the LOC137101268 gene encoding class I histocompatibility antigen, F10 alpha chain-like isoform X2, which codes for MLQEKMKTLLALSVILLGTHGAAAVTHSLKYFYTGSSGIPSFPDFLTVGLVDGQPISYYDSVIRKVIPKQDWMAQTEGPEYWESETQASIGAEPVFKGNIDTAKQRFNQTGGVHIVQVMFGCDWDDETDEVTGYHQEGYDGEDFIVFDLKTETWIAPKPEAVITKLKWDNDKARIAQRKNYLTQICPEWVKKYVNYGSSSLLRTDLPSVSVLQKSPSSPVSCHATGFYPDRSTMFWRKDGQELHEDVDHGEILPKHDGTFQMRVDLDISSVKPEDWRRYDCVFQLSGVRDDIITKLDKASIRTNGAETPTDTKASFLEWLMSLIRSSDTQTKGNCVVYSKHTLIINF